The Fusobacterium sp. IOR10 genome window below encodes:
- a CDS encoding PHP domain-containing protein, translated as MFIDTHMHCTEGSDDSFIGIAEIVKIAKAMGLNGICITDHDTNRAKECVLQYGKEHNFKVFVGAEILTHEGDVLVFGLEDLPAEKLHAQELIDLVNSKGGATIAAHPFRENNRGCGKQLRDLKGLTGIETFNGSTKNYNNLNAYKHAVELNLATTAASDCHTTDAIGKFCTKFLDNIETEKDLIEALKNKRVRPAIYKDGKYIEINV; from the coding sequence ATGTTTATAGACACACATATGCACTGTACAGAAGGTTCTGATGATAGCTTTATTGGAATTGCAGAAATAGTAAAAATAGCAAAAGCAATGGGACTTAATGGAATCTGTATTACAGACCACGACACTAATAGAGCTAAAGAATGTGTTCTTCAATATGGAAAAGAACATAATTTTAAGGTCTTTGTAGGAGCTGAAATTTTAACACATGAAGGGGATGTATTAGTTTTTGGACTAGAGGATCTTCCAGCAGAAAAGCTTCACGCTCAGGAATTAATAGATTTAGTTAATTCAAAGGGGGGAGCTACTATTGCAGCTCATCCATTTAGAGAAAATAATAGAGGTTGTGGTAAACAATTAAGGGATTTAAAAGGTCTTACAGGTATAGAGACTTTTAATGGAAGTACAAAGAACTATAACAATTTAAATGCATATAAACATGCTGTGGAATTAAATTTAGCTACAACAGCAGCTAGTGATTGCCATACAACTGATGCAATAGGTAAATTTTGTACAAAATTTTTAGATAATATTGAAACAGAAAAGGATCTTATAGAAGCTCTTAAGAATAAAAGAGTAAGACCTGCCATATATAAAGATGGAAAATATATTGAAATAAATGTTTAG
- a CDS encoding extracellular solute-binding protein, which yields MKKILGKILIASLIFTLTACGSKESKEVAKTQNQEQKLVIYSTHPENLIEAVASEFQKETGIEVDYINLKGALADRVLAEKDAPQADIMYGGASSLFIDLSKKDVFEKTNPSWAKDLNPLFKDPNGTWYGTIQTPVVIFYNSEMLSSNEAPKDWSDLIKPEYKNKLVFRDARSFSAKATYSSLLYQYEKEGNLSQGWEFMKSLDSNTKQYYGSGSLQFQAVGRKEAPISFAVLSSVIVNKEKGLPLEIVDAKSGSPVITDAIAVIKNAKHKDAAIKFLEFAGSEKIQSELAIKFNRMPTLDSALANSPEWMKESKYRVMDVDWRVLSENESDWMQKWDSEIKSNN from the coding sequence ATGAAAAAAATATTAGGTAAAATATTAATTGCAAGTTTAATCTTTACTTTAACAGCTTGTGGTTCAAAGGAATCAAAAGAAGTTGCTAAAACACAAAATCAAGAACAAAAATTGGTTATTTATTCAACTCATCCAGAAAATTTAATAGAAGCAGTAGCCTCTGAATTTCAAAAGGAAACTGGAATAGAAGTGGATTATATAAATTTAAAGGGGGCATTAGCTGATAGAGTATTAGCTGAAAAAGACGCACCTCAAGCAGATATAATGTATGGTGGAGCCTCATCATTATTTATAGACTTATCTAAAAAAGATGTTTTTGAAAAAACTAATCCATCTTGGGCAAAGGATTTAAATCCACTATTTAAAGATCCAAATGGTACATGGTATGGAACAATCCAAACTCCAGTAGTAATATTTTATAACAGTGAAATGTTAAGTAGCAATGAAGCACCAAAGGATTGGAGTGATTTAATAAAACCTGAATATAAAAATAAATTAGTATTTAGAGATGCAAGATCATTTTCAGCAAAGGCAACATATTCAAGTTTATTGTATCAATATGAAAAGGAAGGAAACTTATCTCAAGGTTGGGAATTTATGAAATCATTGGATAGTAATACTAAACAATATTATGGAAGTGGATCATTACAGTTCCAAGCTGTTGGAAGAAAAGAAGCTCCAATAAGTTTTGCTGTTTTAAGTTCTGTTATTGTAAACAAAGAAAAAGGTCTTCCACTAGAAATAGTAGATGCTAAAAGTGGTTCCCCTGTAATTACAGATGCCATTGCAGTAATAAAAAATGCTAAGCATAAAGATGCAGCAATTAAATTCTTAGAATTTGCAGGTAGTGAAAAAATTCAATCTGAACTTGCAATTAAATTTAATCGTATGCCAACTTTAGATAGTGCCCTAGCTAATTCTCCAGAGTGGATGAAAGAAAGTAAATATAGAGTGATGGATGTTGATTGGAGAGTATTATCAGAAAATGAATCTGATTGGATGCAAAAATGGGATTCTGAAATTAAAAGTAACAATTAA